In Verrucomicrobiota bacterium, the sequence GAGATTTGAAATCTGAGATTCTCGGTCAGCCCGCCCGATGCCCGCGAATAATGACGCTCGTCGTGAACAGCGAAAACACGATCATCGAGGCGAAAAAGATCAAATCGTTCGTGTCGAGAACCCCCCGCTGCAGCGCGTCGAAGTGCGTCATGACGCTGAAGGCGGCAACGATCTCAACGAGGCGCGGGCTTTCGGAAATGATCTCCAGCATGCGCGTCACGGGCGGCCATCCGGCCAGGATCAGAAACAGGCAAATGACCACCGAGACGATGAAACTGATCACCTGATTTCTCGTCATCGCCGAGGTCATGCAGCCGATCGCCAGATAAGCGCCGGCCAGCATCAGGCTCCCGACGTAGCCGGCAAAAATGACGCCGTTGTCTGGGTTGCCCAGATAATTCACGGTCATCACAACCGGGAAGGTCAGCGCCAAGGCCAGAGCCAGGAACAACCACGAAGCGAGGAATTTTCCGAGGATCGCCTGCCAGGCCGTGATCGGCATGGTGAGGAGAAGCTCGATCGTCCCCAGCCTTCGTTCCTCGGACCACAACCGCATCCCCACCGCCGGCACGAGGAACAAGTAAAGCCACGGATGCCAGACGAAGAACGACATGGCCAACGAGGCCTCGCCGCGCTCGAAAAAGCCGCCGACCATGAACGTGAAGAAACCGGTCAGCAGCAGAAAGATCACGATGAACACGTAAGCCACCGGCGAGGCAAAGTAGCCAGCCAGCTCCCGCTTGGAGATCGTCCAGATGTTAGCGAATGATGAATTCATTTCCGTTCTTCCTTTGTGGTGTCGGGCAGTGTGATGCTGCGGAAGACTTCGTCGAGCCGGCCTTCTTCCGTATGCAACTCCTCGATCTTCCAGCCTTCGCGTTGGGCCATGTCCGAGATGCTGATTGCCAGCTCGCCATTGCGGCAGTTGGGCTGCGGGAAAACCCGCGCGGTGACGGCCGGCGCGTCCTCTTTGAGGATCGAGGTCTTCCGCGCCGTGGGC encodes:
- a CDS encoding ABC transporter permease, which produces MNSSFANIWTISKRELAGYFASPVAYVFIVIFLLLTGFFTFMVGGFFERGEASLAMSFFVWHPWLYLFLVPAVGMRLWSEERRLGTIELLLTMPITAWQAILGKFLASWLFLALALALTFPVVMTVNYLGNPDNGVIFAGYVGSLMLAGAYLAIGCMTSAMTRNQVISFIVSVVICLFLILAGWPPVTRMLEIISESPRLVEIVAAFSVMTHFDALQRGVLDTNDLIFFASMIVFSLFTTSVIIRGHRAG